In Osmia lignaria lignaria isolate PbOS001 chromosome 13, iyOsmLign1, whole genome shotgun sequence, the DNA window ttattagatGCACGATTATCAACACTAACAATTTTCTTCATTGATGATTTATTTCGTacgtttgtagaaaattatgtttgcgatgttcaatttgttttttttttttcttttacgaataatttaataacaaagtacttagtattattatatattcaatgGCAGAGAATGTTGatacttatacatataacgTACAGTAttacttatatttattttattttatttctatactCCCTAGTGTAATATAAAACATATTTGCTTATTATGAGGGGGTtgtttctataaattttcaaatgaatgtATCTACAAATATGGTACTTAATACACGTAACATTTGTGCGAAAATGCATTCTAGAGAAATATATTGCTCACAACGAAATAAGAAAGAGAGATCAACAGTTATGTAACTATTTGTATTAACACAAAATGAAtattctttgttttcttttctgGTTATATTGTACTACTACATTTTATTCATATTAATCAGTATCACATTTTAGTTATTTTTCTCcttaaagtatatatatatatcatatgtataataattattttaaaggaATGAAATTCCATTGAAAGTTATGTATAAaagttatatttttctaaaagttATGGCTTAATTCCAAAATACTTGTATATTGTTTaagttatatttatataatacattttttatttatatactacttacatatatatatatatattatatgtgttaataaacgatcgtcaaatttttgttattagATGATGCTTGATCTTATTAATCGCTTAGCTGAAGGTATGATTTCAAACTAACACGCTGCATTGATTTTTTTACGGCCCCGGGTTAGTGTacagtaatttaaaaaagaaaaaatttgtgTTCAGAGACCGATAAAAAAAGTTACCCTTTAAACCAAGAATTTAACGTGTATACATAATATACTTTTGTCTGCATGTTGTTTCAATCGTATCGCAGAACGATTTATATTATGTTGAATATTTATCAACATAGAATAGCACAAAAATTTGAGTGTTAAAGAACGTAATACAATCACGTATACAGCACTGCATATCGAAGAATGTCTAATCTGCAATGAATATGTAGGTTTTGATATTCTTGGATCAAATTGCAGTATCTTAAAAATGCGATGGTTTTGGAATTCTTACGCCAGAAGGGCGCACTTGACACGGGTACAGAGGCAAGATTTACAAAAGAAAACGTACTTGCATGAAAGTTTCTTTGAAGTCATATGGTGCTGGATAATATAAACCAAAAAATAAGAGGAAAACTCAGTTATCTCCAGGAAACTACAGTTTCCagtgagaagaaagaaagagcgcgcgcgaaagagagagagattgtGTGTATGTATAAGTAGAAAGATAGTAAAACTATACATATAGCTGAAGAAATTATgagaaagggggaaaaaaatgcAAATGCTGCCCTTTAAGGTAAAGAGGAGCTTGTTATATGAAAGGTGATGTTTTGGAATGCCTTGTATATGTGCCAGCTATTTCTATTTACATTACTATGATAATTATACTTGTAAGTTGCATAAAGCTTTATTTCGGTTGTAATTACTTTgatgttatattaaaaaaaagaaaaaaaaaacaaaagaagcatatttaattattcgagtCAGTATACAAAGTTTAGATGCCAACAGTTAATTTATgattgtttaaaaagaaaaacacgacTAAAGTAACGctaatcattattatatttattgtaacGCTATGATATTGGCTGCCAAagtgttaaaaattgaaaaaaaaaaaaaaatgttcaacatATTTCATTGAAGATGAAACATTTCAAAAAGATGAGAAAATAGGGAGGAAAGCGTTTGTTGGTTTCACTTTTAATTAAAGAGTTTTTCTTTGTTGGCATCGCCTTATGTAGTATTATAAAGATCATGTAATAAGTTATACTTGTAACTTGATTTCTTTGaatcttatttaataaaaagtcaGTATGCGATTAAAACACATTAATTGACTTGAAACTTTTCCTTTTCAATAGATCCTACCCATACTTACTCGAATCTTCGACCTGCACCCCCCGATAATCTTCATTCCAGCTGCATTCTGgagttctatatttttttaagtGCTTGCAACATGTCACAGTTCAATGATTTGATCCTTAAATCGTTCAGTATATTATTCTAATCAAATATTTGATGTCAACCTGTAAATATATTATGATGCTTGTATAAATTAATCTGAAATAAACTGAGCTATTCTTTATGTttacttaaataattattaatagttCTCAAAGGAAGATAATCAATGAGAATTATTAGTAAAAATGCGTTAACTACATTCGTAAATCCAATATGATTTCATACTTCACACTGGTTCTTTATCTCTTGTAAATGTAAGATAAGATGCATTTCCACCTGTTATCTGTACCCTTTATCAGAACATTGATTCATAACGAATTCACCTTTATTCCGTTTAGCTGTTCTAACGAgatttcaaacgtttattatttaatgttattttaagtaaaagtttttattaaaaacatgtGTTCTAAAAAATTATTGTGCTACATTACCATTGGTTTGCGTAAGTAAATGTAACATTAATTTGAAGTATTATCAGGCTTTCTACGCCCATTTTTACAGTATTGTTCTTCAAATAATAGTAATCATAGCTATATGAATAACATTTACATAATTtcttttgttgaaattttatcatgtaagaaaataaaattttttaaaactgcCTGAAATTAATAGTTATActcaaaagaaataatttttgtaaacagTAATCATGGGAATGTTTATGGATCAAGTTGAAGCCAGGCGTAAGATTCTAAAAGGACGAAAGACAATTACAAGACATTATTACTGTAAGTCCAAATACAAAAACATGGGAAAAACAAAGTAATGTGAGTAATAACAAAGCATATCAAATTTTCTAGGGGGAACCGCAATACCAGCATGGTCTATAGTACTTCTAATAGGAATCAGTTTGCTGCTCGCTGGTGGTGGACTTTACGCCATATTACAAAAATTCGTAGTTGACAATGCCGATGTTGGAGAAAGTCATTCGTATCAACCTGCATTGCAACACGAAGCATGAACTTAAACATTCAAACACATCAAATGGCATTTGTCATCTCATTTTTTATCCTTTAACATAAATATAATGAGAGCATTAAAACATTTTCACAAAAAACATTTCTTATGAACACAGTgacaatgtattatttatttttatgactTCTATTTTGACAATAGTCTAATATGTATTTCA includes these proteins:
- the hoka gene encoding hoka yields the protein MCSKKLLCYITIGLLIMGMFMDQVEARRKILKGRKTITRHYYWGTAIPAWSIVLLIGISLLLAGGGLYAILQKFVVDNADVGESHSYQPALQHEA